In Chroicocephalus ridibundus chromosome 4, bChrRid1.1, whole genome shotgun sequence, one genomic interval encodes:
- the PIDD1 gene encoding p53-induced death domain-containing protein 1 translates to MAELLGLGDECREGASGASAVAGSCLADNRLNLDVYPDGCRRFLQLFKGRRGEVVQVEFLRLSSNDRLLGTTLGILPHLKHLKSLVLKGGHARDEFGSCQHGSLTNLPTNIGNLRCLTHLDLSFNNLSTLPSCILHLPSLRVLLVSHNSLVALPEDFGSLSKLTFFSAMKNQLKDLPQSIGELAVLQDLYLSENALEFLPEEVGNLHNCTELDLSGNRLSSIPDSLANLKSLRRLHLHSNLLVTVPASLASLPNLSRLDLQNNCLRAVPPEIQTLPFVHLRGNPLGETEPSPQADESSARGLRKLFLASGEDSFSVTSEGCKVVLACGIHFYFPPGAASDPLRIYFRTLAPDPQWVKLRHHDVLLSGVLELQPHGVKFQQEVQIRMPYASPQTLHQREVVVRTFSGQSWSDLRTRVEQKRKSKKHVAHCSVLHFSWFLVVSRLVQNECKVPTEGTLLFSSVDPNIKVTFPPGVTEETRSVKLQVLPVSAEEMEEITADAGCRASPLLCLSQDSLMDFLRPVRIQLPLPPGVTGLNLDRSRLHLLHGDLEGQTWDDITSQVVLEFTHLYAVFEVTHFSWYWLWYTTKTYIGGIAKKVYERLRMYQVNFIALQRKKDPEQVLLQCVPKHKVDPVLKKLQDRYRGPEPSDMVEMFEGEQFFAAFERGISIDMDRPDCVDGRLSFIFYSHLKNMKEIYVTSPVDRKGQAVKGQVSFYRGAIPESIPEDASRRRKGPDSLWLATLPIKLPRLKPRWGENPGPLNGFSFPPLNLGNAETGYLTQANLLSIARRVGADWQTIGLNLGLTYQQIERIGYNNREDLDKQILDMLFSWAQQNSEDPDCVSKLITAMKESGRQDIADEVETIIELGRQKYRESIRRVGLEQESSTEDSAIAMM, encoded by the exons atggcagagctgctggggcttggggacGAGTGCAGGGAGGGGGCTTCGGGGGCTTCTGCAGTTGCTGGCTCCTGCCTTGCAGACAACAGGCTGAACCTGGATGTTTATCCTGACGGCTGCCGCCGGTTCCTTCAGCTGTTCAAGGGGCGAAGGGGAGAGGTGGTCCAGGTGGAGTTCCTCCGGCTCAGCAGCAATGATCGCCTCCTTGGCACCACGCTGGGCATCCTTCCTCATCTGAAGCACCTGAAATCCTTGGTGCTCAAAG GTGGCCATGCCAGGGATGAGTTTGGTTCATGTCAGCATGGGTCCTTGACAAACTTGCCAACAAACATTGGGAACCTGAGGTGTCTCACCCACCTGGATCTCAGCTTCAACAATCTCTCCACCTTGCCCAGCTGCATCCTCCACCTCCCCAGCCTCCGTGTGCTCCTGGTGAGCCACAACAGCCTGGTGGCACTCCCTGAGGACTTCGGCTCTCTGAGCAAGCTGACTTTCTTCTCTGCTATGAAAAATCAGCTGAAGGACTTACCTCAGAGCATTGGGGAACTGGCAGTTCTGCAGGACCTGTATCTctcagaaaatgctttggaattCCTCCCTGAAGAAGTTGGGAATCTGCACAACTGCACAGAGCTGGATCTCTCTGGGAATCGCTTATCGAGCATCCCGGACTCCTTAG CCAATTTGAAGTCTCTGCGGCGACTGCATCTCCACAGCAATCTCCTGGTGACAGTCCCTGCCTCGCTTGCCAGCCTGCCCAACTTGTCCAGACTTGATCTGCAGAACAATTGCCTCCGTGCTGTCCCCCCTGAGATCCAGACCTTGCCATTCGTGCACCTCCGAGGCAATCCCTTAGGAGAAACTGAGCCATCCCCGCAGGCCG ATGAATCCAGTGCCAGAGGGCTACGAAAACTGTTCCTTGCATCAGGAGAGGACAG CTTTTCTGTCACCTCTGAAGGCTGCAAAGTGGTTCTGGCCTGTGGCATCCATTTCTACTTTCCACCGGGGGCTGCCTCTGACCCTCTGCGGATCTACTTCCGAACCCTTGCACCAGACCCTCAGTGGGTAAAGCTGAGACACCATGATGTCCTGCTAAGTGGAgtcctggagctgcagcctcATGGGGTCAAATTCCAGCAG GAGGTGCAGATCAGGATGCCATATGCCTCCCCTCAAACCCTTCACCAGCGTGAAGTGGTAGTTCGGACCTTCAGTGGGCAGAGCTGGAGTGATCTGAGAACAAGAgtggagcagaagagaaaatcaAAG AAGCACGTGGCTCACTGTAGTGTCCTTCACTTCTCCTGGTTCCTCGTTGTGTCTCGACTTGtgcaaaatgaatgcaaagtGCCAACAGAGGGGACATTGCTCTTTTCCAGTGTGGATCCAAACATCAAAGTGACCTTTCCTCCTGGAGTCACTGAAGAGACTCGCAGTGTCAAGCTGCAG GTGCTGCCGGTCTCTGCAGAAGAGATGGAGGAAATCACGGCCGATGCAGGGTGCAGAGCCAGtcccctgctctgcctctcccaggACTCCCTGATGGATTTTCTCAGGCCGGTGAGAATTCAGCTGCCCCTCCCGCCTGGGGTCACAG GGCTAAATTTGGATCGGTCAAGGCTGCATCTTCTCCATGGCGACCTGGAGGGCCAAACCTGGGATGACATTACCAGTCAGGTGGTGCTGGAATTCACCCATCTTTATGCAGTGTTTGAAGTCACCCACTTCTCCTG GTACTGGCTGTGGTACACCACCAAGACCTACATTGGAGGCATTGCCAAGAAAGTCTATGAGCGGCTGCGTATGTACCAGGTGAACTTCAttgctctgcagaggaagaaggaCCCCGAGCAAGTCCTGCTACAGTGTGTCCCCAAGCACAAG GTTGACCCAGTGCTGAAGAAGCTGCAGGACCGCTATCGAGGACCTGAGCCATCTGACATGGTGGAGATGTTTGAGGGAGAGCAATTTTTTgcagctttcgaacgaggcatcAGCATCGATATGG ATCGCCCTGACTGCGTGGATGGACGTCTCTCGTTTATTTTTTACTCCCACTTGAAGAACATGAAGGAAATCTATGTGACTTCCCCTGTAGACAGGAAAGGCCAAGCTGTAAAAGGCCAG GTCTCTTTCTATCGAGGGGCAATCCCTGAGAGCATCCCTGAAgatgccagcaggaggaggaaaggaccAGACTCCCTCTGGCTCGCTACTCTGCCCATCAAATTGCCT CGATTGAAACCCCGCTGGGGTGAGAACCCCGGTCCCCTGAAtggcttctctttccctcccttgaACCTGGGCAACGCCGAGACTGGCTACCTGACACAGGCAAACCTGCTGAGCATTGCCAGGCGCGTGGGAGCTGACTGGCAGACCATCGGCCTGAACCTGGGCTTGACCTATCAGCAGATTGAGCGCATAGGATACAATAACAG agaGGACCTTGATAAGCAGATCCTGGACATGCTTTTCTCATGGGCTCAGCAAAACTCGGAGGATCCTGACTGTGTGAGCAAGTTGATTACAGCCATGAAAGAGAGTGGCCGCCAGGACATTGCTGATGAGGTTGAAACCATCATTGAGCTGGGACGGCAGAAATACAGGGAGTCCATCCGCAGAGTGGGcttggagcaggagagcagcactgaGGACTCTGCGATAGCCATGATGTAG